attacttatttggggtttttgatgtatcttctggactatggactggttggctttaaatttgggactttaagctttttttatggaattttaaaaaaaaaattgcaactccacaaaacacgggctttttttctaaaaactaaggtttttcgtaaatagaaatgattttccctaaattaattggtcacAAAAGTgtccgctaagagacaagttttaaagctaatcatccagtttttttttttgaaattaaataaaagttaactTACTATAACGGTTTTTAAACTTGACAATCTTCTCTTCAAATCCCTTtacatgtgacatcgccagattcggccataacgtctaggccgggttttggggtattacataaaataaaatacttaattcCACTATGCATTCACCAATTTGCAATTTTGCATATGCATCTAACTACTTGGgattcattaaatttaaataacaagaattaatatatattaatgtcaATTTATCTTatcatttattcattattttttattggaACGGTGAATTGGATAAAAAGAAGTATTCGATAAGCTCCTTTGAATTGTCTAATCAAACAGATCCATTTTAAGCTCTCCTTAATTGCATTTGTAAGTACCTAGTATTACTtgcatgttttaatttaatacaaCATTTTTGACATGATAAATCCATGTTAGTGATTTGAATTACGGCATAATATCTTACATATCTCCTTGTGATATTACTAATTTAGGTTAAATGCGTTCATTTAATTATATAAGTAACatgtttcttatttttttaagatataaataaccaaacataaataataataataaacagatTATAAATAAGTAAAAGAAACACATAAACGATAAcagtattaattatataattaaacaatagtttattttaaatgatttactAAACCAGTTTTAAACTAGTATTAAAACTAGTATTAAAATCAAAAAGGTAGTGGTGGTggataacattaaataaataaccatatttcataataattaattaattaattaatttttgattaattaaataaataataatatttcataataataaattaattaatttttgattaactaaataaataatcatatttcataataattaattaattaattttcgattaattaaataaataatcatatttcataataattaattaactaattttctattatttaattaaataatcatatttcataataatcataaaaatcataaaatatttattttgtatataaagTTAATTGCTTACTTTTcataacaaataaaagaaaaaggaaactgCTTCATTTTGTACTAACCACACCAGTGTGGTTAAATATAAAGGATATTAACTAGGCAATGGTTGAATACAATGGACATTAATTTGTCAAGAAGAAAGGACTTTCTTTATTCCATCATTAGTTTTGTCTAAATGGTATATAGTTGTAATGATAATTAGACATGTACAAATTTGTCTTTATGCACTGTGTTCTTTATTGCATCTTCAACCTTAAAAATTGTCTGCCACTCCAATTCCATGTTAGAAAATTGCTCATTACTTGAAAATTGCTCATTAATTTATTGCCAcctttagacttcaagaactacgaaatggataagagttggatgaatttgtcaagggtaagtaACGACTATCGAAATAGAGTACaaacttttttaaatttcgaatttcaaaatgcaagccaaaagaatatgattctttgcccgtgtaagaagtgtggaaACATCATTTGGCatattcgtgaagttgtctacgaacatctaatagttgatggctttattcgggggtataaaaaatgaattttccatggagagtgtacacctcGCAGAACCTCTTCAGCGATTAATCCAGCTTATCCTCATAATGCTTACCATcatgttagagaagatgacatgaaAGGTATGTTACGGATGCACAGTCATGTTTTGCAATCGTTTCCACCTCAAATTATTGCATCTGATGATTGTGatattggtggaaatgcttttaccgaaacGGGAAAAAGTGCACCTGatgaagagccaaatggagaagcGGTGAAGTTCTACAAGTTACTTAATGAAACGAATGAAAAACTTTATGAGGGATCGAAATTTTCAAAACTATCCTTCtgcattcatctttttcacttCAAATGTTTGGGAGAGTGGACCGAAAACTCCTTTACACTgctattagagtttttgagagatatgCTTTCATTGGCGAAAACCTCtcattcatgcaaagatatgaagaaactgaTAAAGGATTTAGGCtgaaacaccccaaacccagcccaaacgttatggccgactCTGGTGTGTCACATCAAAGCGTCGATCAAATACTGAGTTTGTAGTTAAAAGTTCATTTCTATGTTTAAATCATTTTTCTTGAGTTTATCAAATCATCTCGTCAAAAACGTTTACTTAATGTCTGGCATTGATGCTTTAGGTTATTCCACTCACGGAAGCTACTAAAGTTTGAAATGTAAAAATGTctgtttttaaatgtttttggaaagtagttgttaattttgaaaattcatgTTTAGCAGTTTATATAAGGAAATCTAAAGCCAGTTTAAAAGTTTAATCCCTCAAAGGCCTTATAACAGAATTAAAACcaaaaatgtaaaattcaaataaaaagccTACAGCAGAGCGTCAgaggtcgtgtggccaccttcgagtctctCACGGCTCCAAATCGCCTaaagctggggattacctgcacagttagatgGAAaggtgaatttgtgattaaatgctaaaaatacatattttatgtaatttaattggTCAATTTACGAGAATGCACCACTGATTTTCTccattttatattgaattttatacaGGGGTGCAGTTTGGGgtcaaaagagaaaaaagagaaacaattgggctagattgaagaaatgaGCAAAGAAGGCGAGCCAAAATAgaatttttacaatttgtaattagctgaaattttattttgacttagtgggagattacgtagggatttttttatatcatgggaatattttatttccttgattttctatggCTAATGACTCTTAATTtagcaaagccactagtataaataggggcTACTTTGTTCATTTAATCATCAAGTTTTCAATCAAGCTTTCATCCTTTGAATATAATCTCTCCTTCtttctcaaaattatttgttGTCTCTGGTTTCTTtactttcaatttattaatttctaGCTTGTCACCAACCTACACTACTTACATTTTTCTTTTCCAAACCTTTTTCTCATTCCGTGTAACCTAAAACTACTCCACATATTCAGCCACCCACTTTTTACCATTTCAACATTTTTTCCATCCAACCTACTCATGATATGACCAACTCTAATATGCCCCAAACCTTAGTTAACTAAACCTATTTCAGCTTCAGGTAGGTGTTAGCTTCGTCAAGATCCGTGAGTTATGAACCCGAGAAATTCAATtcctaatttttagtatttattactTCTCCAGATTAAGAGTATAACTTATTCAACTCACAAAGTCAACTCAACAATAAGTCAAAAAAGACAtcgtttgagttagtgtggttAGATGTACAGTTGGAATTCTGAAAGAATCGATTATCTAATCcgttttctgtgaacacattggcgtgccaagtggggatTGCTGTTTGATTCcatcaagggaagtagtaactaGATTTAAATGTCCCACACGGTTGAGGACATTGGTTcaagctaggctcttctagaacgcaaagctgccggagttctaaacCACGAACATTTCGTTGGTTGTTCGATCGATAAGGGTTAGTtataggacgttccataactaatttacacaacgAAGAGTTGGTGTCCTAGGCGTcattggtagctataactagtttattggaaaagaggagttcatctaatttcgaggattggttcaaagacgaggaaaaacCCGTGCCTGAAACTGAGCTAAGTTCAATTAATCTTTGTTCagatttatttaactatttttattatttgtttttagcTTTTACTTTTTACACATTTTTTCTGTTTATTTCaggtttttcaatttttatcctCCCCCGAAATTTCTTAGACACGACAACTGCCCAGACATGAATCTGGTCGAGAAAGAGCAACAATTTTACGTGAACCCAGTCTCTGAGATATctaccctactccctatactgctcaAGTTTGCAAATTAGGTGTACGATTATATTAGTGGAATTGACAAGCATCAGTTTTGGTGCCGTTACCGGGGACTGGCAACACTCACAATTGTTTAAATCGTCTTCATGACCAGATCTTCATCCGAAGATCTAGAATACGACCCAGAGATCGAGAAATTAGCACGAGCACAATGAAAAGAGACAGAAGCTCTTAAACGTGCAAGTAAAGCGAGGATAAGGGATCCTAGAATCCGACGTAGGAAACAAGTCGAAGTGGTTGAACTAGAAAGGATGGCAAACCGAACCATTCGTCAACTAGCCGCTACTCCCAACGAGCAAACACCGTGATGCATCAACTATCCAACCAGAGAAACCTTGTTCGAGTTGAAATCAGTCCTAATTCACCTTTTACCCACTTTTGGAGGCTTGAAGAACGAAAATCCACACACTCACTTGAGAGAATTCCACATGGTCTGCTCAAGCATGAAATCTCAAGGAGTAACCGAAGATGAAATTAAACTACGggtctttcttttttctttagttgatacaacaagagaatggttattttacttaccccGGGTCCTATTACAATGTGGGATGACTTATTTTGTGTATTTCTTGATAGATTTCTCCTAGCATCGCGAGCAGTTGAACTTAGGGGAGACATAGTGGGAATCTGCCAATTGGAGAGTGAATCGCTCTATGACTATTAGGAGCAATACAAAAAACTGTGTGCAAGTTGTCCTCAACACGGTTTGACCGAACAATCACTTCCTCAATATTTCTACGAGGGTTTTCTCCCTATGGAAATTAAGATGATTGAAGCTGCTAGTGGAGGGGCGCTTGTAAATATGACTCCTCAAAGGGCAAGAGAACTGATATCCACCATGGCGGCAAATTCTCAATAGTATCGGCCGAATTCAGAATCCACAAGATGGGTTAATGGGGTAAACGTTTCATCTTTAGAAGATAAATTGGATAAGCTTACGAATATTGTTCAATCAATGCTTACATAAAAGAAGAATCTGACCCAACTGTGTAGAATTTGTACTACGTTTGAAAATCCGACAGATTTGAGCCTAATCGTTAATGAGAATTCAACGGCACATGGTTATGATATCGGAGGTTTTCCAGCACCTCCGCAAAGACACTATGATCCTTTTCCCAACACCTACAATCCCGAGTGAAAGGATCATCCCAACTTGAATTACAGAACTAATCCCTGATATAATCCATCATACCAACCGAGACCTTTGTAACCACCACGACAAGAACCCAAGCCGAGCACATCTCTATAAGCTGTTGTGGAAAGACTTACCGTCAATGCTGTAAAATACCAATAAAGGAAAAATGCATCAATACAAGAGTTAActaatcaagttagtaaactcTCGATGGCAGTTAATCATTTGGAATCTAGAGGTAAATTACCTTCCCAGACAGAGCCGAATCCTCGGCAGAATGCAAGTGCAATAACTCTTCGTAGCGGAAAAGTTTTGGAAATAGTTCTAGATAAAAGTTATAGGCAAGACAAGGAACAGGAAAAGTAGATCTCTTATCCAAAAGCTAGACCGAAATCAGAAATTTAGAAACCAGTCGTGATTTCACCTCCTTTTCCAGGGAGGCTTGCAAAGGATAAGAAAGAGAATGAGGAAAAAAGAATTCTCGAAACATTCAGGAAGGTGGAGGTAAATATCTCGTTGCTCGATGCTATCAAACAAATCCGTCGTTATTCAGAATTCCTCAAGGAATTGTGTACTAGCAAGAGGAGGTTAATAGGTAACGAAAGAGTAAATGTAGGAGAAAATGTCTCCGCAGTACTGCAAAAGAAAGTTCCGCCCAAATAcaaggaccaaggtatgtttgcTATTTCCTGTGAGATGGGTAATCTAGGCATTAAGAAAGCCTTGTGCAATTTAGAGGCTTCCATTAATGTTATTCCTTATTCTATTTATAAGTTGATTAACGCGGGTCCTTTAAAAGAGATAGGAGTAATAATCCAGTTGGCGAACAGGTCAGTCGTCTATCCCGAAGGGTTGCTTGAAGACGTCCTTGTTAAAGTTAACGAATTAGTTTTCCCTGCAGATTTCTACATTATTAATATGGAGGACGATAATTCAAGTAATTTTTCTGACATTTTGCTTGGAAGGCCTTTCCTAAGTAACGCAAGCGTAAAAATTGACGTTCGGAGTGGAACACTGACAATGGAGTTTGATGGCAAAATCGTGAAATTCAACGTCTACAAAGCTATGGGTCATCCTAACTCACTATTAAATATTTCTAGTATCGATATTATGGATTGTTTAACTCAACCATATTTCAAATATCATGACTTTGATGAGTTGGAAACTGTCTTTTACAGAAACATTGACATGGATGTTTTAAATCATCTCGAGGAATTAGCAATTATAGAAGAACCGTTGCGAGAAATTGTCAACCATCATTGACGAACTGAGGTAAACAATTTGAGCTATTACCTTCCCAAACTAAAACGTTGTCCTCAGTTTTGCAGCCACCAACCTTGGAGCTTAAACATTACCAAACCACCTCAAGTACgtctttttgggagagaaagacaCCTTACTGGTGATAGTGTCAAACAAACTAACCAAAGATGAGGAGGAAAGTCTAGTTCGAGTTTTGAGAGATTATAAAGAAGTTATTGGTTGGATGATAGCCGACATAAAAGGGCTAAGTCCATCCACTTGTATGCACAAAATTTCCATCGAAGATTACACGAAACCAGAGAGAGATGCTAAGAGGCGCCTTAATCCACCCATGATGGAGGTAGTAAAGAAGGAGATCTAGAAATTGTTGGATGCTGGAATGATATACCCGATCTCCGATAGTGATTGGGTTAGCTCGATtcatgtcgtgcccaagaaaactggTGTGACAGTGGTGGACAACCCGTCAAGAGAGCTGGTCCCTACCCGAGTCCAAAATGGATGGAGGATTTGCATCGATTACAGAAAGCTGAATGCAGGTACCTGGAAAGTCCATTTTCCACTTCTCTTCATCAATCAAATGCTCGAGTGATTAGCTGGTAAGACCCATTATTGTTGTCTTGATGGGTACTCAGGATTTTTCCAAATTCCAGTAGCTCTAGAGGATCAAGACAAAACAACTTTCACATGCCCCTTTGGAACGTTTGCGTATAGACGAATGTCATTTGGACTCTATAATGCTCCGGCCACTTTCCAGAGATGCATGGTGAGCATATTCTTTGATTATGTCGAGAAAATCAttgaagtcttcatggatgacTTCACGGTGTACGGTAACTCTTTTAACGAATGTCTTGATAATCTTGCTAAGTTATTACAAAGAtgcctagaatttaatcttgttttaaattatgaaaaatgccacttcatggttaACAAAGGATTAATTTTAGGTCATATAGTTTCCTCGGAAGGAATTGAGGTCGATAAAGCAAAAACGGATATTATTAACTCATTACCTTACCCCACATCTGTGAGGGAAGTTCGTTTGTTTCTTGGCAATGCAGGATTTTACAGACGATTCATGAAAGACTTCTACAAAATCTCGCAACCGTACCATCCTAGGAGGAATCGCAGTCCAACTCTGATTGTCGTTGTCTACCCACCTCATGAGCCATATATTTCATACTACAATCCTCCAAACAGCCTGGTCGAACAACCGAACTCATCCGATAGCCAGGATCGCCCTTCCCCCCGACCAAGCTTCCATGCGCAGCAACCAACACAACTGGGGCCTTCGAGAAGAACTCCACGTCCCCCGAACGACGGTGTTGAACCACATTCGACGCAAAGACGAACCAGTGGTCGCCAATAGCCACCGTTGGCCGATTCACCAACTCCAACGATAGACAATGCCAAAAATTACGAAGATGAAATAGACCACCACGACACTGACAAGGAAAAGGATTCATGCCCCCAGAGAACAGATTCCATGAGAATCTAACGTTCACAAACCCGACACACCAAGCACAATTCGAACAAATCCAACATCGCCCTCTTCCAATCTGTAAGCACGTAGACTCATTCTCATTATATTCTTTAGAGATTGAAGAAtcttttaatcaatattttgatGCTATTGGGTGGACAAATTTTGCTGCCATTGATGAACCTATATATTATAAGTtggtttttgaattttattctaCATTTTACTTTAACCGCTCTGCTAACACTGTGGACACACCTTATGCTGTCAATTTTCACTTGCTAGGTGTGCATTATAATCTGTCTATTTCTGAGTTTAATGTTGCTTTGGGATTCGTTAGGGAGGACTATTTAGCAATAGATGACTATTATCAATCATATCTCGAAATACCACCTGACTTTGATGCTAATAAAGCTTTAGCATTGTTAACTGAAATGCGACAGATATCGTACGACCCGAAGCATTGTAAAGACATAAGAATTCATAGTCCTGCACTTAGATACATACATAGATTTCTTGCTTTCAATTTTTCAGACATAATGATGCATCTACCTCTTTAACTAAGACTGAATTATTCTTTCTATGGTGCATGCATTTGGGTAGGAAGGTGAATTTAGGCTATTGGTTTGCTATTCAGTTTCAGCATGTTTTGCAGTCGAATCGTCCACTAATTTTGGGTACTTACATCACACATTTAGCCTCCAATTTGAATCCATCAGCCATCAATTTTAGTTCTTTGACTTTGGCATACAAAATAGACTCTTTAGATACATACTGCTTGGATTCTATGGGGTTACTTGCTGATACCcaatcttctttttattttttcctccAGGTACGAGAACGGATCGGTCGCATAGAGTATTCTGACGAAGACACTAGCACAGAAGGGAGCCTCCAGCTTCTGTTGAATCTCGATTAACCCGAATCAAGGAAGGACTTGAATCTTTACGCACCTTAGTGATAGACGTTCTCACACACCTACGAGACCACCCTCCACGACGTTGAAATACATAGGGAGTTAATTTTTCCTTTCCCTActcacttttactttttatcctttaaataattcaaattacaTTAGGACAATGTAAAATAAGTAGGGGGAGGGGAATAAATATCGGTTCTATTTTACTTATCTATTATCGTTGTTTTTGCATGGTTTTCGtgaaaggtaaaatttttcttttgataaattGGGATGGTACACTTATGGTTTCACCTATTTATCTATTTAGTTCTTTACACATAAACTTTTCAATAGCCTAGACTTAGTGGGTAAGAATTCTTTTTAGGAATTATAAGTTTCCTTGACTGCCTACCTTATATCACATGtcaataatctttcttttcttctttaaaaaaataataaataatattaacacTCCTCTGATACGAATGTTAAGAGTGAAAATTGGGGTTGTACACCAGACTGAGTAGCTGGAAtgtggtgcttgggttgtcattacATCTTGCGTAAAAAGGTTTGTGTGACTGTCTAATTTCTTTGCACTCACTCCACTAACAAGCTATCACGAGTAGGGAGAAATAACCCACTTAGAGACATCCGGATCGAGTAACCGGAacatggtgcttgggttgtcatcatgTCTTGCGtaaaaaattttgcaaaagtCCTAAGTacacaaaaaatttattattattataaaaaaataaaaataaatgagggGTAGATCTATCAAGctcttgtaaattttaaaatatatttacttactcCTTAGGCTAGGTTATTTGAAGTGTTAATGTGtaaagactaaattgttgaattgtgcaAACCATGGGGGCAAATCCTATTATGGAGGAAATTTTTCCTTTTGCAGATACATACAAAATGCTCGAGGACTAGCATGAactaagtagggggatttgattaaatgctaaaaacatatattttatgtaatttaaatggtcaatttACAAGAATGCACCACTGATTTTCTccattttatattgaattttatacaggggtgcaatttggggtcaaaaaagaaaaaggagaagtaattgggctagattgaagaaaggagCAAAGAAGGCGGGCCAAAATGGAATTTTTCCAAGttgtaattagctgaaattttattttgacttagtgggagattatgtagggatttttttatatcatgggaatattttatttccttgatATTCTATGGCTAATGGCTCTTAAATTAGCAAAGCCACTAGTACAAATAAGGGCTACTTTGTTCATTTAATCATCAAGTTTTCAATCAAGCTTTCATCCTTTGAATATAATCTCTCCTTCTTCCTCAAAATTATTTGTTGTCTCTGGTTTCTTtactttcaatttattaatttctaGCTTGTCACCAACCTACACTACttacatttttttttccaaaCCTTTTTCTTATTCTGTGTAACCTAAAACTACTCCACATATTCAGCCACCCACTTTTTACCATTTCAACGTTTTTTCCATCCAACCTACTCATGATATGACCAACTCTAATATGCCCCAAACCTTAGTTAACTAAACCTATTTCAGCTTCAGGTAGGTGTTAGCTTCGTCAAGATCCATGAGTTATGAACCCGAGAAATTCAATtcctaatttttagtatttattactTCTCCAGATTAAGAGTATTGCTTATTCAACTCACAAATTCaaatcaacactaagtcaaaaaagacgttgTTCGAGTTAGTGTacgtacagttggaatttcgAAAGAATCGATTATCTAATATGTTTTCCGTGAACACATTGGCATGCCAAGTGGGGATTGCTGTTTGGTTCcatcaagggaagtagtaactaGATTTAAATGTCTCACACGATTAggacattggttcgagctaggctcttctagaacgcaaagctacCGGAGTTCTAAACCACGAACATTTTGTTGGTTGTTCAAttggtaagggttagttataggacgttccataactaatttacacaatgaagagttggtgtccgaggcgtccttggtagctataactagcttattggaaaagaggagctcatctaatttcgaggatcgattcaaagacgaggaaaaacCCGTGCCTGAAGCTGAGCTAAGTTTAATTAATCTTTCTTCAGATTTATTTAACTGTTTTTACTATTTGTTtccagcttttacattttacgcatttttttctatttatttcaggCTTTCAATTTTTATCCACCCCCaaatttcttgggcacgacaactgcccaAACACAATCTGGTCGAGAAAAAGCAACAATTTTACGTGAACCCACTCTCTgggggatcgaccctactccctatactgctcaAGTTTTCAAATTAGGTGTAGGATTATATTGGTGGAATCGAAAACCATCAGTTTGTGAAAAATCAGTGTAAAATCAGTTATAATACAAACAGTCAGATATACGATATGCAGAAACAGACTGGACCTGAGCCCATTAACAAAACCAGGTGgacctaagcccaatacagaaagagtatcagatgcagatatgcaGATAGAAATCAAGCccaatccaaccaatacaccacccgtaccatccaacacaccatgtggggagaaaATTGaaccacccagccaacacaccaagcttagcaccggttgcCGCACTAAGTTTACAGAACGGTTCGGCACCATAGACAGAATAGCTAAAAGCCATAAGTATCGCAGCAATGTTGCCAGATAACAGAACGACTAAAATCCATAAGCAGAAAGGCAGTAAGCATTGAACAGAACGGCTACAAGTCatacacttcctccgtcaatattaacccaaccccatgctgGATGACATGCCGTAGTAACATACGTGAATGCAAGATGTCATGCTCGGTATCAGTCATATAAATTTCATACATACATCAGTCAACCTACCACTAGGAGTGTAGAGGTCA
The genomic region above belongs to Gossypium hirsutum isolate 1008001.06 chromosome D05, Gossypium_hirsutum_v2.1, whole genome shotgun sequence and contains:
- the LOC107902371 gene encoding uncharacterized protein is translated as MAVNHLESRGKLPSQTEPNPRQNASAITLRSGKVLEIVLDKRRLAKDKKENEEKRILETFRKVEVNISLLDAIKQIRRYSEFLKELCTSKRRLIGNERVNVGENVSAVLQKKVPPKYKDQGMFAISCEMGNLGIKKALCNLEASINVIPYSIYKLINAGPLKEIGVIIQLANRSVVYPEGLLEDVLVKVNELVFPADFYIINMEDDNSSNFSDILLGRPFLSNASVKIDVRSGTLTMEFDGKIVKFNVYKAMGHPNSLLNISSIDIMDCLTQPYFKYHDFDELETVFYRNIDMDVLNHLEELAIIEEPLREIVNHH